In Candidatus Omnitrophota bacterium, the genomic stretch CGGAGCAGAAAGCGTTCGATCTCAATATCCACGCCGAGCTCTTCGCGGATCTCCCGGATTACACAGGCCTCCAACGTCTCGTTTGGAGCGCACTTGCCCCCGGGAAACTCCCAGCAATCCCCCATGTGATCTCCGGAACGTCTCTTACTTATTAAAATCCGCGTACCATCCCGGATCACAGCCGCAGCCACAGTGAGTTTCACGGTGCCAGGCACC encodes the following:
- the mutT gene encoding 8-oxo-dGTP diphosphatase MutT, which gives rise to MKLTVAAAVIRDGTRILISKRRSGDHMGDCWEFPGGKCAPNETLEACVIREIREELGVDIEIERFLLRSIYSYPEHVADLHFYLCRLTSGSPRALGCAAWAWAEQKELTQYSFPPANQAVLEWLAHNSALS